In a genomic window of Tissierella sp. Yu-01:
- a CDS encoding PTS sugar transporter subunit IIB produces the protein MIVHMRIDNRLIHGQVTVRWVGSLEANHLIVTNDEVADDPIQQTMLPLAARGVKTSVLSIEDTIKHCKEATDKERIMIIAKFPSDALALLENGIEPMEINVGNQAPLPSTKYKMVTKSIAVTADDAKIYRKINEMHHLTSQMLPSDSKKDFIQLIEDKGL, from the coding sequence ATGATAGTACATATGAGAATAGACAACAGATTAATTCATGGACAGGTCACTGTGAGATGGGTAGGTTCCTTAGAGGCTAATCATCTAATAGTAACAAATGATGAGGTTGCCGATGATCCTATACAGCAAACTATGCTTCCATTGGCAGCAAGGGGGGTAAAAACTTCAGTTTTATCTATAGAAGATACCATAAAACATTGTAAAGAGGCAACAGATAAAGAAAGGATAATGATAATTGCTAAATTCCCTTCTGATGCATTAGCTTTGTTGGAAAATGGTATTGAGCCAATGGAGATAAATGTAGGAAATCAAGCACCTCTACCAAGTACGAAATACAAAATGGTCACGAAGTCAATAGCAGTTACAGCAGACGACGCCAAGATATACAGGAAAATAAATGAAATGCACCATCTAACATCACAAATGTTACCATCAGATTCGAAAAAGGATTTTATCCAACTAATTGAAGATAAAGGACTTTAG
- a CDS encoding PTS system mannose/fructose/sorbose family transporter subunit IID, with the protein MSNIDVELTQEVEKVKLDKETLKKSLFRDMFTLQWSWNYERMQALGFLWSILPVLQKVYKKDDELKEAMQRHLQFYNTNPVASPLILGASIALEEDRAGKAASSIKVGLMGPLAGIGDTIQAVLFRPIVAVIAASLAMSGSGLGPLLIFLAGILWMAVKIPLFWLGYNKSTALIGDVAGDGLLETVTNTATIAGITVIGGFIPSIMKGLVTPLQFARTITVEGEAVEKVISLQEVLNGIVPYLIPVLVVGLAYYLIKKRMSPVKILLVLVALAFITSLLGIL; encoded by the coding sequence ATGTCTAATATTGATGTAGAATTAACTCAAGAGGTTGAAAAGGTAAAACTAGATAAAGAAACATTAAAGAAGTCCTTATTTAGAGATATGTTTACACTTCAATGGTCATGGAACTATGAAAGAATGCAGGCTTTAGGGTTCTTATGGTCTATTCTTCCAGTACTACAAAAGGTCTATAAAAAAGATGATGAACTTAAAGAAGCTATGCAAAGGCATCTACAGTTTTATAATACTAATCCAGTTGCATCTCCATTAATCCTTGGGGCATCTATTGCGCTTGAAGAGGATAGGGCAGGTAAAGCTGCTAGTAGTATAAAGGTTGGCTTAATGGGTCCTTTAGCAGGAATTGGAGATACAATACAGGCTGTATTATTTAGACCTATTGTTGCTGTTATTGCTGCTTCTTTAGCAATGAGTGGCAGTGGCCTTGGTCCATTACTTATTTTCTTAGCTGGTATATTATGGATGGCAGTAAAGATTCCTTTATTCTGGTTAGGTTATAACAAGAGTACTGCATTAATTGGCGATGTTGCAGGAGATGGGTTATTAGAAACTGTAACAAATACTGCTACGATTGCCGGTATAACTGTAATTGGTGGTTTTATACCTAGTATAATGAAAGGGTTAGTGACACCATTGCAATTTGCTAGAACAATTACAGTTGAAGGTGAAGCAGTTGAAAAGGTTATAAGTTTACAAGAGGTGTTAAATGGCATTGTACCATATTTAATTCCTGTATTGGTTGTTGGGCTTGCATATTATCTAATTAAGAAAAGAATGTCTCCAGTAAAGATATTACTAGTTTTAGTAGCATTGGCATTCATAACTAGTTTATTAGGAATTTTATAA
- a CDS encoding HPr family phosphocarrier protein: MYTAEIILKNKTGLHARPASQFVATASKFHSDIFVVKNDKEYNAKSIMGVLSMGAGMGTNLTIKAEGPDEKEAVEALERLVNTSFGE; encoded by the coding sequence ATGTATACAGCTGAAATCATTTTAAAAAACAAGACAGGATTACATGCGAGACCAGCAAGTCAGTTTGTAGCAACTGCATCAAAGTTTCATTCTGATATATTTGTTGTTAAAAATGATAAGGAGTACAATGCAAAGAGTATTATGGGAGTTCTAAGTATGGGTGCTGGAATGGGAACAAATTTGACTATTAAGGCAGAAGGCCCAGATGAAAAAGAAGCTGTAGAAGCATTAGAAAGACTTGTCAATACTAGTTTTGGTGAATGA
- a CDS encoding PTS sugar transporter subunit IIA — protein MIGIILAGHGQFAKELLKSAQMIMGKQDNMVAFTLEPDDDPFLLKDRIYEECKKNDLGDGVIVLVDLMGGSPGNAAAYVAMEGYPVITGVNLPMLLELIAMRNLDIEEAVSHIIITARESIDDLRILLRG, from the coding sequence ATGATAGGGATTATCCTAGCAGGTCATGGACAATTTGCAAAGGAATTATTAAAATCTGCACAAATGATTATGGGTAAGCAAGACAATATGGTAGCATTTACCCTTGAGCCAGATGACGATCCGTTTTTGCTTAAGGATAGAATATATGAGGAATGCAAAAAAAACGATTTAGGTGATGGTGTAATTGTATTGGTGGATTTAATGGGTGGATCACCTGGGAATGCAGCTGCATATGTAGCCATGGAGGGATATCCAGTTATAACTGGAGTTAATTTACCTATGCTATTAGAATTAATCGCAATGCGAAATTTAGACATTGAAGAAGCAGTAAGTCATATTATTATTACAGCAAGGGAAAGTATAGACGATTTAAGAATTTTGTTAAGGGGGTAG
- a CDS encoding PTS sugar transporter subunit IIC, protein MDGYGIFIPIILGSWAYISQIAQLTGLWWAEALISGALTGFIVGDFELGLQIGATLTLMSLGMWTYGGATMPDFNTGAIIGTAIGALGSGLEGGLAIAIPTSLLMTQLDVLGRATTTIFIHGADKQLEAMNLKGITKMHLLGQLPWGLSRGIPVFLAVWLGAGPIQSLIEWFPEWFIKGIQLSGKMLPALGFALLLSQINVKKFWPYLLIGFVLFAYLNMPLIGIALMALALSIIVMNIERRSSNV, encoded by the coding sequence GTGGATGGGTATGGAATCTTTATACCAATAATTCTAGGTTCATGGGCCTACATATCTCAAATTGCACAACTAACAGGTCTATGGTGGGCAGAAGCATTAATTAGTGGAGCACTTACAGGTTTTATTGTTGGGGATTTTGAATTGGGTTTACAAATTGGTGCAACTTTAACACTTATGTCCTTAGGTATGTGGACATATGGTGGTGCAACTATGCCAGACTTTAACACAGGAGCTATAATTGGAACTGCAATAGGAGCTCTTGGATCTGGTTTGGAAGGTGGATTAGCAATAGCTATACCAACTTCTTTATTAATGACTCAATTAGATGTTCTAGGTCGTGCTACTACTACAATTTTCATTCACGGTGCTGATAAACAGTTGGAAGCAATGAATTTAAAGGGTATTACAAAGATGCATTTGTTAGGTCAATTACCATGGGGATTAAGCAGGGGTATCCCAGTATTCTTAGCAGTTTGGCTTGGAGCTGGTCCTATCCAATCCTTAATTGAATGGTTCCCAGAATGGTTTATAAAGGGAATACAATTATCAGGTAAAATGTTACCAGCTCTTGGATTCGCTTTATTACTTTCACAAATAAATGTAAAGAAATTCTGGCCATATTTGTTAATTGGTTTTGTACTATTTGCCTATTTAAATATGCCTTTAATAGGTATTGCCTTAATGGCACTTGCACTTTCAATAATTGTAATGAATATTGAAAGGAGGTCTTCTAATGTCTAA